The following are from one region of the Periophthalmus magnuspinnatus isolate fPerMag1 chromosome 5, fPerMag1.2.pri, whole genome shotgun sequence genome:
- the LOC117371255 gene encoding EEF1A lysine methyltransferase 3-like — translation MNGEVDDPFPVEDCLFEETFSSDSVYNLSGHKLRIKQVFGANLGVAAPVWEAAIQLSNYLVERSVELKGRRVIELGAGTGLLGIFAARLGAVVTLTDLPIALPPLQANVSANTPPGGWSTAPTVLPLSWGKDHLTFPADWDLVLGADLIYLPETFPLLVETLAHLCHSGTVVFFCSKMRREHKTQEFYEQYLPTRFKVELVKSDERQNINIYEVTLQT, via the exons ATGAATGGAGAGGTAGACGACCCATTTCCCGTTGAGGACTGTCTTTTTGAAGAGACATTTTCCAGCGACAGCGTGTACAATTTGAGCGGACACAAGCTGCGGATAAAGCAGGTGTTTGGAGCCAACCTCGGCGTGGCTGCTCCGGTCTGGGAGGCG GCGATACAGCTGAGTAATTACCTGGTGGAGCGGTCCGTGGAGTTGAAAGGGAGACGTGTAATTGAACTGGGAGCTGGAACGGGATTGCTGGGAATCTTTGCAGCGCGACTGG GTGCAGTAGTGACCCTCACAGACCTGCCCATAGCTCTGCCTCCTCTCCAGGCTAACGTCAGTGCAAACACGCCCCCTGGTGGTTGGTCTACTGCTCCCACAGTCCTGCCTCTGTCCTGGGGTAAAGACCATCTAACCTTCCCTGCAGACTGGGACCTGGTTTTGGGCGCAGACCTCATCTACCTCCCGGAGACCTTCCCGTTATTGGTTGAGACTCTTGCTCACCTGTGCCACAGTGGGACAGTGGTGTTTTTCTGCTCCAAAATGAGAAGAGAGCACAAAACACAGGAGTTTTATGAACAATATCTGCCCACAAGGTTCAAAGTGGAGCTGGTAAAAAGTGATGAACGTCAGaatataaacatttatgaaGTAACTCTGCAGACTTAA
- the stx16 gene encoding syntaxin-16 isoform X3, with translation MATRRLTDAFLLMRNNAIQNRQILAEQMADDRMALVSGISLDPEAAIGVTKKLPPKWIDGVDEIQYEISRVRQKMKELAVLHDKHMNRPTLDDSSEEEHAIEITTQEITQMFHRCQRAVTGLQTRCGHCTEQEERLLRNVVSSLAQSLQDLSTNFRHTQSGYLKRMKNREERSKHFFDSGPLMEEDEDLAIYDRGFTEDQLMLVEQNSVMVQEREREIRNIVQSISDLNEIFRDLATMVVEQGTVLDRIDFNVEQACVKTEDGLKQLQKAEQYQKKNRKMLVILILFVIVVVLILILFGTKF, from the exons atgGCAGACGACAGAATGGCTCTGGTGTCTGGGATCAGTCTGGACCCTGAGGCAGCGATCGGAGTCACAAAAAAACTCCCGCCCAAATGGATAGACGGGGTCGATGag ATCCAGTATGAGATCTCACGTGTGCGTCAGAAGATGAAGGAGCTGGCGGTGCTTCACGACAAACACATGAACCGACCGACTCTGGACGACAGCAGCGAAGAGGAGCACGCCATCGAGATCACTACACAAGAAATCACACAG ATGTTCCACCGATGCCAGCGTGCTGTCACAGGTCTGCAGACGCGCTGTGGTCACTGTacggagcaggaggagaggctgCTCCGAAACGTAGTGTCTTCACTGGCCCAGAGTCTACAGGACCTGTCCACCAACTTCAGGCACACGCAGTCTGGATACCTCAAAA GAATGAAGAACCGAGAGGAGAGATCAAAGCACTTTTTTGACTCGGGGCCTTTAATGGAGGAAGACGAGGATTTAGCCATTTACGACAGA GGCTTCACAGAGGACCAGCTGATGTTGGTGGAGCAAAACTCAGTGATggtgcaggagagagagagggagatcaGGAACATCGTGCAGTCCATTTCAGATCTGAACGAGATCTTCAGGGATCTGGCAACAATGGTGGTGGAGCAG ggaaCAGTTCTCGACAGAATCGACTTTAACGTGGAACAAGCTTGTGTTAAAACAGAAGATGGTTTAAAACAGTTACAAAAG GCCGAGCAGTATCAGAAAAAGAACAGGAAGATGTTGGTTATTTTGATCCTGTTTGTCATCGTGGTCGTATTAATACTCATTCTTTTTGGGACTAAATTTTAA